In a single window of the Caulobacter soli genome:
- a CDS encoding LysR family transcriptional regulator, giving the protein MNDAHFKNLDLNLLRVFDALLEEESATRAGSKLGLTQSAVSHALGRLRLTLGDDLFVRGPSGLQATPRAVEMGGPIRAALKLLEAAVTVPRFDPAVDERVFHISASAYLCSVLMPGVVRRIQTEAPGVKLRIRGVEGSLAEDLDHGRLDLVIGGFEHVAPRFAYTPLFTETAVWVIRADHPAAQHEITPQILAGIPHLLVSAGREIEETRRGSRRELGLRRITSWSDDYALPATTGLDSPVAVPDASSALVMVSQTDMAALLPRRLATLAAERGAVVLVEPSRLPEPAQFGAVIRGGEAETGPVAWLMRVVAEVAAEL; this is encoded by the coding sequence ATGAATGACGCGCATTTCAAAAACCTCGACCTCAATCTCCTGCGGGTGTTCGACGCCCTGCTGGAGGAGGAGAGCGCCACCCGGGCGGGCTCGAAGCTGGGGCTGACGCAGTCGGCCGTCAGTCATGCCCTGGGGCGCCTGCGCCTGACGCTGGGTGACGATCTGTTCGTGCGCGGGCCCTCCGGCCTTCAGGCGACCCCGCGCGCCGTGGAAATGGGCGGACCGATCCGGGCGGCGCTCAAGCTGCTGGAGGCCGCTGTCACGGTCCCGCGCTTCGACCCCGCGGTGGACGAGCGCGTCTTCCATATCAGCGCCAGCGCCTATCTCTGTTCGGTGCTGATGCCGGGCGTGGTGCGGCGAATCCAGACGGAGGCTCCGGGCGTCAAGCTACGCATCAGAGGCGTCGAAGGCTCGCTGGCCGAGGATCTCGATCACGGCCGTCTGGATCTGGTGATCGGCGGCTTCGAACATGTGGCCCCACGCTTCGCCTACACCCCACTGTTCACCGAGACGGCCGTCTGGGTCATCCGCGCCGACCATCCCGCCGCCCAGCACGAGATCACGCCGCAGATTCTGGCGGGCATTCCCCACCTGCTCGTCTCGGCCGGTCGCGAGATCGAGGAGACACGACGCGGGTCCCGGCGCGAACTGGGCTTGCGGAGGATCACCAGTTGGAGCGATGACTACGCCTTGCCCGCGACCACGGGTCTGGACAGTCCCGTCGCGGTGCCGGACGCGTCTTCGGCCCTGGTCATGGTCAGCCAGACGGACATGGCGGCTCTGCTGCCTCGGCGACTGGCCACCCTGGCAGCCGAGCGCGGAGCCGTGGTGCTGGTGGAGCCCAGCCGCCTGCCGGAACCGGCCCAGTTCGGCGCGGTGATCCG